The stretch of DNA CTGAGTACTTGGATCATAATCTAATGCTGCATAGATTTTTTGGATCTCAGCAGTTCCATCGATTTTCTCACCATCAGCATCAAACAAAGGCTCGCCTTTATATTCGCTGATCTGATTGTGACAATTCATACAAACATTTGCAGATGGAATACTGGCATTTTTACTTTTCCAAGCTCCTGAGTGACAGTACTGACAGTTAATTTGGTTAACACCAGCGTGTACTTTGTGGGAGAATTTAATTGGTTGAGCAGGTTGATAGTTTTGAGTTATACCTACATTCCACATTACGTTCCATGACCATGCAGAACCTACGATCAAAACAAGAACTACAACTAATGCAATTACCTTTTTATTTGAAGCAAGTTTCTTAAACGTTTCAGCAAATTTTGAAGGCTGTTCCTCTTCTTCTTCTTCTTCACCTTCCTCTGCAGTTAATTCTGCTTTTTTACTTAATACTAATTGCTCTAAAGTTTTAATAACACGGTTTAACACCACAATTACTAAAAACAATACAACAACAAGACCTAATAAGCCGATAACAGTGTATTTATCATTCCCTTTTTCAGCAGCACCTTGGGCACCAGCAGCAGGACCAGCTGCAGCAGCTTTATCCAGTGCTTCACTTTCTTGGGCAACGTAAGCCAAGATTGACTTCACGTTATCTTCAGAAAGATTAGGAAATGCGGTCATTACCTGTTGATTGTACTCATTAAATATTTTCACTGCTTCAGGATCACCGGCTTTCACCAATTCCTGTGAGTTGTGAATCCATTTAACTAACCACGCTTCATCTCTGGTTTTGTGGATATCCTTTAATGCAGGACCTACTACACGTTTGCCAATGGCGTGACAAGAAGTACAGTTAGCTTTAAAGAGCGTTTCCCCTTCCTTAGGGTCGGCAGCAAAGGCTTGCGCAACGCTTAAAAAGGCGATTGTGAGGATTAATGCACCTTTTTTCAGACAAGTTTTCAAAAAAACGTTCGAGTTCTTACTCATGCTCTATGTAATTCTACTATATATTACGAACTTATAATCAAAATGTTAGCTCAACGAAAAATGATTTCACTCCTAATTAACATTTAGCGCACAAAAATAGGTATAAAAGTGTGTCTATGGCAATAGTGTGACACTTTTTATCAATTTATAACTATTCTAAATAAAGCTATTTCCATATAAATAAACTACTTACAATCAACACAATAGCCGCCATGAAGCAGCTATTGATATATATCAGTAAATAATTTACATGTCTAATAACCAGGCAAAAATGAGGGGAGCAACAATAGTGGCATCCGATTCAATGATGAATTTTGGTGTATGAATGTCCAATTTTCCCCACGTAATTTTCTCATTTGGAACAGCGCCTGAATACGATCCATAACTTGTGGTTGAATCAGAGATCTGGCAGAAATAACTCCAGAATGGAATAGTTTCCATTTCCATGTCCTGATATAGCATTGGAACTACACAAATTGGAAAATCTCCTGCAATACCACCACCTATCTGGAAGAAGCCTACACCTTTACCTCCTGAATTCTTGATGTACCAATCAGATAAGTAGGTCATATATTCAATACCTGACTTCATGGTCGAAGGATTTAGCTGTCCTTTTATACAGTATGAAGCGAAGATATTACCCATTGTAGAGTCTTCCCATCCTGGACAAATAATAGGAAGGTTGCGTTCAGCAGCTGCTAACATCCAACTGTCCTTAGGATCAATTTCATAGTATTGTTCCAAGTCACCAGAAAGTAGCATCTTATACATGAACTCATGTGGAAGGTAGCGCTCACCTTTATCTTGGGCAGACTTCCATTGATGGAAAATGTGTTTTTGAAGGCGACGGAATGCTTCTTCTTCAGGAATACAGGTATCAGTAACACGATTAAACCCATTTTCTAATAAATCCCATTCTTCCTGAGGGCTCAGGTCACGATAATTAGGAACACGTTTGTAGCTATTATGAGCTACCAGGTTCATAATATCTTCTTCTAGGTTGGCACCAGTACAAGAGATAATATCAACCTTGCCTTGACGGATCATTTCGGCTAAAATCTTACCCATTTCAGCTGTACTCATCGCTCCCGCCAGCGTGATCATCATTTTACCTCCTTCTTCAAGGTGTTTTTCGTAAGCCTTTGCCGCATCTACCATCGCCGCAGCGTTGAAATGCAGGTAGTACTTTTCCATAAACGATGAAATAGTATTACGTTTCTTTTCCATGCTGTATAAATTTTGCCGCAAAGGTAGAATAAATAAGGTATCAAACGAAGAATTGTATGATGTAAGTCATTTATAATAAAAAAGGTTGCCACATAATGTGACAACCTTCTTAGTTATAGTGTTAGAAATGGATTCTTATTGGTCAGCTTTATCCCAAAACAGTTTGGTTTCAACTTTATCACCACCAATTGCTGCAGAAGCCTCATTATATTTATCAGTGTTCAGATTTTGTTCTTGAGCAGGATAAGTATAACGAACAGGTATTCCAGAAATAGCATCAACCGCTGGAGAAATTTTAGGATAGTCTAATCTTCTCCACTCAGTCCAAGCATCATAGCCTCTATTATATAATGCAATAAATTTCTGCATACCAATTTTTTGCTTGTAATTACCGGCAGCTGTTGAATATGCTACATCTGGATTACTTAGATAAGCACTAACATCATCAGTACTTCCTCCCCAATAGATAATTGAAGCTCTAATTGCATTATTATAATGTTCTTCTGCTGTTCCAGTAACCAAAGTCCAATTAAGCGCCTTAGCTTCTGCTAAATAGAATTCAAGCTCTGAATAATCTAATAGTAATGCAGGCATTGTTGGATCAAAGAAAATTTCACCAGCATGTGAAAATGAATCGTAGTTACTGCTTGCACCAGGAGTAGCACCTTTGTAAGCGCCTCCAACTGTTGAGAAGTAGAACTGACGACGAGGATCATTTAAAGTATTCATTTGATCAACAATTGTTTTTGCCGCAACAAAATCATAACGACCGCTTCTTACTAAATCTTCCCAAATAGGGTTTGTATTAGGATAGGCTCCAAGATACTTTAAAACAGCGTTATCGGCATTTGACGTGAATCCTTTATTGTAAGCTGCTTCAACTGCTGCTTTAGCCACTGCAGGTTCTACATCTACAATAGTCATTGCAATTTTCACTTTAAGTGTATTGCCAAATTTGATCCATTTTGATGCATTACCGCCGTAAATAATATCACTATCGTCAAAACCAGCACCTGCAGCATTCATTGTACCTAATGCTTTATCGATACGTGCTAATAAATCAAGATAAATAGTTTTTGCATCATCATACTTAGGATGAGGATTGTTTGTATCAAAAACTTGAGAATATGGAACGTTACCATACGTATTTACTAATACAGAATAGGCATATACTTCCATTAGCTCAATTTCCGCCAGCTTATTAGTTTTAGCAAGTTGATCAGTGTGAACATCATTATCAGCAGCTACTAACTTCTTACATTCTGAAAAGTTTTTTAGAACGTCACGATACATAATATTCCAAAATGTTTGAGGAATATTTCTTGTAGTCAGATCATAGTTACTTTCATCAGTATAAGTAGTTTCCTGCCATTGCTGAGTTATTAACCTAAAAACGTTTCTGTTAACGTTAGAGCTGGTCATAATATCCGTCAAACTTTTTTGAGCTGAGGCAAATATTGTTTCCGCCGGTACTGTTGATGGGTTCTTCGTATCATCGTTTAGATCGTCTTTAATACAAGACGTTAGCATAATAACCGAAGCAACCACTATATAGATTTTTTTCATTTTCATAATTCGTACTATTAGAATTTCAATTTCACATTAAATCCAAAGGTTCTTGCTGTTGGATAGCTACCAACCTGATAACCTTGAACGTTACCTGAACTCATACCATCTTCTGGATCTGCATTCGGAAGATTTTTGTGGATAATCCATAAGTTTCTTCCAATTAATGAAAGGTCAATTCCTTTAAATGGAGCAATACGAGAAACTACACTTGCAGGTAAAGAATAAGTCAACGACATCTCTCTTAACTTAACAAAACTAGCATCGTAAACAAAGGCAGCAGCAGGATTACGACGGTAACCAAATGTTCCAAAGTTAGTAGCACTAACTCTGATATCGTTTGGAGTTCCATCAGGCTTAACACCAGGAAGTATAACACCTCCACCCTCACTCTTAGGATTTCTAACAGGATTTCCTAAATCATTTAAGCCAGCAGTTTCTTCATACATACCAGTAGCCAATCCGTAATACTGGTCTAATGAAAATACTTGACCACCTTGACGAACATCAATCAAAAAGCTAAATGCCAAGTTTTTATACCTGAAACTATTAGTCATACCGCCAATCCAATCAGGATTAATATTTCCAATGATTTCATTTGAAGTTGCTGATGCTTGGTAGAAACCATTTAATGCATCATTATCAGGATTGTTGTCTTTAGAGTTATCAATAACTACTTTATTGCCGTTATCATCAAATACGAAGTTACCACCTCTGATAGTACCGTAAGGCTCACCTAAAGCTGCATTAATTGAAACACCACCTTGCATACTTGCTAACAACAAGTTATCAACACCAGGTAATTCAACAACCTTGTTTCTATTTCTTGACCAGTTTAAGTTAATCTGCCAAGAAAATGAAGGAGTTTTAATTGCAGTACCGAATGCAGACACCTCAATACCTTTGTTTTCAATATTACCAGCATTTACATACATACGATCATAACCTGTTGCTCTTGAAACTGGAAGAGGTACAATCTGATCAACAGTATTTTGCTTGTAATAGGTTACATCAAAACCTAAGCGTTGATCAACAAATGACATTTCCAAACCAATTTCAGAGCTCTTAGTACGCTCAGGTTTTAAATCTCCGTTATTTTTAGTAGTAGATACCACGTACAATGGAGTAGAACCAAAGCTGCTATATGGATTACCATCATTATCCAAAGGCTTCTTATAAACATCAACCAAGCTGCTTGCAGGAGCACTCGCACCTACTTCAGCATAGTTTAATCTTACTTTACCTAATGAAATCCAAGGAGCTGTGGCAGCTGTGAACTTAGAGAATACAAAGCCCAACGAAGCTGATGGATAATAATAAGTATTATTAGCCGAAGGCAAAGTTGATGACTGATCACGACGACCGGTAAGATCTAAGAATAAGAGCTCTTTATAGCCAAAAGATGCACTAGCGAAAATACCATTTACCTGCTCTCTAGGAGCTGTTTCTAAAGGAGGTTGTACTGGACTTGCCGAGTTTGACAATGAATACAATCTAGGAACAACTAAACCACCGTTAGTAGTTGCATCAATTGTTGAAATATTGGTTTTTCTGATATTACCACCTACTAATCCTTTGAATGTTAAAGCAGGTGAAATATTTTTATTAAAGTTAACTAATAAGTCATAGTTATACTCGTCAAAATTTCTCTTAAAGTTCGAATAAGCTGAAGTAGTAACACTACCATAAGCCTGTCTTTCTTCTTGAGTTTCTGAATAAGAGTCGATAGCGGCTCTTCCCATCACATCCATCCAACTTGTAAGCTTGTAGCTTAGGCTAAAATTTCCGTTGAAGCGGGTGCGACTATCATTCTCATAGTTTTCATAACGAGAAAAATATGGGTTATCCCAGAAAATAGGTTTTAAGTTAGTTGCACTAGCCCAGTTCCAGGTAACATTATCTCTGTTTCTGAAATAAGCATCTTTTTGCTCTTTAATATCAACGTTATTTTGCCACCACTGTCTGAAGTTGTTTGCAATGTTTTTATCATCATAACCAGTTCCATAACGACCAGTTGCAGCAGTTTTCGATGCATTAATAGTAGCGGTTGTGGTTAATTTATCAGTAATTTTATAAGACGCTCCAAAGTTGAAGATATTCTTATCTATTTTACTGTTAGGCAGCATACCATTTTCATGGTTATTTACATAACCAAATTTATAGTAGCCTTTTTCACCACCACCATCAACCATGATACTATTGTTAATAGCTACAGGGTTTTCAAAAAATGTTGTGGGATCGTTAGCCGCAGCAACCCAAGGACGAGGTTTACCATAACTTGAAGAAGTTGGGTCAAAAGATGCCCAATCATAAACCATTAAATTTGAATCAAACTTAGCGCCCCAAGAAGCATCTTCATAAAAAGGAACAATAAGGTCAGTTACTCCATCTCCGTTCACATCACCTTCATTGAACCATTTAGGGTCATTATCAGGATCTGGACCATAATATTTACCATAACCAGCACCATACTGTTTTTGGTATTTAGGGAAAGTACTCTTATCCAGGCTACCTACAGTAACACCTGAATTAATTGTAATACCCATACCTTTGGATCCTTTTTTGGTGGTTACCATTACCACACCATTAGAAGCACGAGAACCATATAAAGCTGTAGCAGCCGCACCCTTCAAAACGTTAATTGATTCAATATCATCCGGGTTTATATCAGCAGCAGCATTACCATAGTCATAACCACCTCTACCAGTTTTTTGGTCAGTAGTATTCGTATTTGAGTTATCATAAGGAACTCCATCCACAACGAATAATGCTTGGTTATTACCAGTTAATGATTTAGAACCGCGCAATACGATGTTGGTAGAACCTCCCATTGTATTGTTTTTACGAATCTCTAAACCTGCTACTTTACCAGAAAGTGAATTAACAAAGTTTGCATCGCGTGCTTTACTAATGTCTTCACCCTTTACCTGTTGTGCAGCGTAAGGCAACTCATTTTTCTTTCTTTGAACACCCATAGCAGTTACAACCACTTCTCCTAATTGGCGTTCATCAGATTCCATTGCAATGTTAATGGTAGAAGTAGCACCTACTTTTACCTCACGCGATTGAAAACCGACATAAGTAAAAACGATTGAGCCTCCATTTGGTACACTGATAGAATACTTTCCATCAGCATCTGTTTGAGTACCTAATGAAGTACCTTTTACTACCACACTAACCGCAGGCAGAGGCAATCCATCGGATTTTGCTGTTACAGTACCCGATACTTTTTTCTGCTGTGCATACGTGCTCAAGGTAGCCAGCGAAAAAAGGAGTACTAAAAATTTTGTAAACTTCTCTTTCATACTTTTAAAATTTATGATTTTAAGTCGCCAAAGTAACAACTTTAGTACACTAACCAAATATGATGTAATTTTTTTGATCTAATTCATTTACACAGACTTAACATTGGGATAATTATAAAAAAGCGTGTCAATTACACCAAAAATTGCAATCAAATAGGACTATCAAAGAAAATATCATAATTCAAATTATTAATACTAAACACAATTATATGCCGAAAAGCATCAAATACTGAAAATAATATTTCACGAAGTACCAAATAAATACAATTATTTATCACAAAAACGAGACATTATTTCCACTTTCAATTAGATCCAAAATTTACTTAATAAAAAAAGGGGCGTGATTAGCGCCCCTTTTTTAGTTATAAGAAGATGGATTATTTTACAACTATTTTAACTTTTTGATTAGCAGCCACATTGTCCTGTCCAATTGTCAAAGTTTCTCCACTTTCTGTAACAGCTTTAACTAACGTTAATGTAGATTCCGACCCAACAGCCAATTCAGCTGGAACCAAAATTGATATAGAAGCGGTTGTTTTATCCCGTTCGATAACAACTGTTTGGTCGTTAAGCTTAATAGCCCCATCAACTTTATAAGTTGCAGTTACTTTTTGCTGCAAGCTTGTTCTCATTTGTAAGTTTACTGTAGCAGACTCTCCTGCCACAACCGTTACAGTCTTTAAACTTTGAATAGTAACATATGGTGGCAGTGTATTAGTAAATTCATAGTTATCTCCAGGAGAATCTTTTTCACAAGATTGCAATAAAACAACTGAAATAACTGAAAACAAAAACAATATTTTTCTCATAATTAATCTCTTATAAATCAAACCACATTTTCTCATGATACTTTATTAATTCTTTAGGAGCACTAGGGTTTGCCGATAGCTCAGTTGTTGGATATTCGTATCTTCTGAATAAACCACCAGCTGGCGCGTTAATTGGCAACCCTAACATTGGCACCTCGTGTCCTTCGGAACCAGATCTCCTCCATTGAGTAAATGCATCAACTCCACGATCCATTTTATCAACCCAATGGTGCATATTGATTAATGCAACTGGTGTAGGAACCGTTGAAAGATTTGGCAATGCTGTAGCAAACGTTGCAGCAGATGTTGCATCAATTCCATAAGACTTACAAGATTCTTCCACAGCCTTTTTATAAAGTGTGTTTGCTACTGCAAGATCAGTAGGAACACCAAGTCCTCTTGCGTGAATTTCAGCTTCATAAAACAATTCTTCCTGGTATGTAAAAATTACCTCTGGAGCATCAGCAGCTTGCAATGCATTTGAAATACGAACATCATGTTTATCATCACCATCTGCGCCTGGTTCAATACCATAATAATTATCTGCTTCAGCTGGCTTAGAAAAGAACTTAGGAAGTCGAGGATCGTTAAGATTACGCATAAAATCTACAACGTATTTAGATCCAAAAAAGAAGTTTTGTCCTCCATTATATTGCTCATTAATAGCAAACTTTGGATTCTTTTTACCGGATGTAGTTTGATAAGCAATCTTTAAATTATCACCTGATGAATTTATCAAACCACCTTCCGTTACCATCTGACCAATTTTAGTTGCAACAGACGGATCTTTATCAACCATGGTCATCAAAGTTCTAAGCTTTACCGACTTAGCCAGTCTTTTCCATTTAGAAAGATCTCCTTTATAAAAAAGATCATAATCAGAAATCTTTAAAGAACTTGCATCATCAAACTGAGCCAAAGCATCGTCAATTAAAGCAATTGAACCATTTAAAACAGATTGTTGTGAATCAAACTTAGGATAGGTAATATCCACATTCCATGCTTCCGAAAAAGGAATATCACCATAAACTGTGGTAATTTCATAAGCAACCAATGCGAGTAAAATCTTACACTGAGCTGCAGCATTATTATTTTTTGGAGAAGCACTTTCTGCTAAAGATATAGCTTGCTTTAAGTTTGCACCAATAGTTGTGTAATAAGCTCTCCAAGGATTACTTAAACTAAATGTTGAAATCTGGTATTGTTCTTCACTTGGAGTACCCCAACCAGTTGGATTATTACCTCCAGTGGTGATGGACTGACCAGCTAAGGCCATCGGGATATACAAGTCACCACCTGACCTTAGGTTTATATAGGATGTACTAGCAAACGAAAACAAAAGTTTGGGATCAACCCTTTCTGCTGTATTTGGATTCTGATTGATATCTAAATATTTATCGCAAGAAGGAAGTGTCGTAGCACATGTTAAAACACCCAAAAAAACATATAAAAGTTTTCTTTTCATACCTTAAATTCTATTAAATTTTAACACGTAAATTAAATCCGAATGATCTTGTTGATGGAGCTGAGTTAAATTCGACACCATCAGCCAAACTACCAGGTCCGAAGAAATTTACTTCAGGATCTACGTGAGGCACATGATCATTGATAATCCACAAGTTTCTACCTTCAACACCAATATCTAAGCCTTTAATAAATTTGGCTGTTTTATCAAGAAATCTAGCTGGAACCTTATAGGATAATTTTATCTCCCTTAATTTCACGTATGAAGCATCAAATATATTCGCCTCTGTGTTTGAAGTTGAAAATTGGCCCCAAAAATCTTGCATACTTTGAACTGGAACTGTATTTGGCACATATTCATTGCCTTGTTTAACAACTCCTTTATCAATAAAGATACTTCCTCTGTTGGCTAAGGTTTCTTTTGCTAATCCTAAAGTTCTAAGCGTTGAAACAGTATTAGAATACACTACACCACCTTGTCTAATATCAACCAAAAAGCTCAAGTTAAATCCTTTATAATCGATAGAGTTGTTAATACCCAACATCCAATCAGGATTAATACTTCCTAAACGCTGATCTAATTTGGTTTTTCTTAAACCAGTAGCTGCATCAATTACAATATTACCATCAGGATCTCTTTCCCAAGCCGATCCGAAAATACCGAACGACTCACCTGTGCGTGTTTTAACCACTAAACCACTCCAACCACTTTGTAAAGTATAGGCAGTTACCTCACCAGGAAGCTCTGTAGTTTGCTGATTTTGAGAAAAATTAAAATCAACATTCCAATTCAATGATCTTGATTTTAAAGGAACAACACCTAATGAAACTTCAAAACCTTTATTTATTAACGACCCCGCATTAGTTCTTTTGGCGGCAAAACCAGTTGACTGAGGAAGTGTTAAAGCAATAATTTGATCTTCTGTTTTAGAATTATAATAAGTTACATCAAGCCTAACACGACTGTTTAAGAATCTTAACTCAGTACCCAGCTCAGTTGTAACCTGATTTTGAGGTTTCAAATTAAAGTTTGGAATTGTACCAGGAATGCTAAATGCTAAAACTCCATTGAAAGGAAATTGAGATCCATAACCATACTGCGCAAACGCTGAGGTAACAGGAGAATAAGTAAATGCTAATTGGTATGGCTCAGTTCCGCTACCAACATTTGCCCAACTCGCTCTTAATTTACCATAGTTTAACCACTTATTTTGAGGCAATATTTCCGTAAATACAAAACCACTACTTACTGATGGATAGAAATAAGAACGGCTTTCAACAGGCAAAGTAGAACTCCAGTCATTCCTACCTGTTACGTTTAAGAATAAGAATCCCTTGTAAGACAAACCAACATCCCCATACAAACCAAGGATTCTGGCTTTATTTGAGGTATTGGTAGTAACCACTGACGCAGCGTTGGCAAAATTATATAATTGATCTACGGTTAAAGTTTGGGCATCAGACTGCTCTCTTTGATAATAAGTTTCGTACACGTTAGTACCTGCAATAACTTTAATATCTAGATCTTTTGTAATCTGATGATCCGCTGTAGCAATAAAATCATTATTAATAAGTCTATTATATATGTTTGCTGTAAAGAAGTTACCAGTTAATGCCCCAATCGTTCCATTTCTGGTATTTCCTTGACGGAACTCATTATAATAGTCAACACCAAGGTTATCTGAAAGCGTTAACCAGTTCAATACTTTATAACTTAAGATTACATTACCGTAAACACGATTAACATCATTAGAGAAGTTATTATTATTGACTACCCAGAATGGATTGTTACCATTTCTTGAAGGTGTAAGTGTAATTTGCTGACCCGTTTCAGGATTAATGGAATTATTTCGCAACAAGTCCATATCTACTGTTCTTGGCACACCATAGATCAAAGGCATAATTACATTGGGATTATTAGAACTTTGAACCGGACGACCATCACCACCCGATTTGGCGTAATTAATAGTTGTTCTAATATTAAAGTCCTT from Solitalea canadensis DSM 3403 encodes:
- a CDS encoding SusD/RagB family nutrient-binding outer membrane lipoprotein, with product MKKIYIVVASVIMLTSCIKDDLNDDTKNPSTVPAETIFASAQKSLTDIMTSSNVNRNVFRLITQQWQETTYTDESNYDLTTRNIPQTFWNIMYRDVLKNFSECKKLVAADNDVHTDQLAKTNKLAEIELMEVYAYSVLVNTYGNVPYSQVFDTNNPHPKYDDAKTIYLDLLARIDKALGTMNAAGAGFDDSDIIYGGNASKWIKFGNTLKVKIAMTIVDVEPAVAKAAVEAAYNKGFTSNADNAVLKYLGAYPNTNPIWEDLVRSGRYDFVAAKTIVDQMNTLNDPRRQFYFSTVGGAYKGATPGASSNYDSFSHAGEIFFDPTMPALLLDYSELEFYLAEAKALNWTLVTGTAEEHYNNAIRASIIYWGGSTDDVSAYLSNPDVAYSTAAGNYKQKIGMQKFIALYNRGYDAWTEWRRLDYPKISPAVDAISGIPVRYTYPAQEQNLNTDKYNEASAAIGGDKVETKLFWDKADQ
- a CDS encoding c-type cytochrome; protein product: MSKNSNVFLKTCLKKGALILTIAFLSVAQAFAADPKEGETLFKANCTSCHAIGKRVVGPALKDIHKTRDEAWLVKWIHNSQELVKAGDPEAVKIFNEYNQQVMTAFPNLSEDNVKSILAYVAQESEALDKAAAAGPAAGAQGAAEKGNDKYTVIGLLGLVVVLFLVIVVLNRVIKTLEQLVLSKKAELTAEEGEEEEEEEQPSKFAETFKKLASNKKVIALVVVLVLIVGSAWSWNVMWNVGITQNYQPAQPIKFSHKVHAGVNQINCQYCHSGAWKSKNASIPSANVCMNCHNQISEYKGEPLFDADGEKIDGTAEIQKIYAALDYDPSTQKYGTNQRPIEWVRIHNLPDFAYFNHSQHVKVAEESIRAAKGLKAEDPVCYACHGEIAKMDEVFQASQLTMKWCVDCHRSTEMKHAPKNHYYDGMVELHERIKKGEKVTVAEMGGLECAKCHY
- a CDS encoding SusD/RagB family nutrient-binding outer membrane lipoprotein, translated to MKRKLLYVFLGVLTCATTLPSCDKYLDINQNPNTAERVDPKLLFSFASTSYINLRSGGDLYIPMALAGQSITTGGNNPTGWGTPSEEQYQISTFSLSNPWRAYYTTIGANLKQAISLAESASPKNNNAAAQCKILLALVAYEITTVYGDIPFSEAWNVDITYPKFDSQQSVLNGSIALIDDALAQFDDASSLKISDYDLFYKGDLSKWKRLAKSVKLRTLMTMVDKDPSVATKIGQMVTEGGLINSSGDNLKIAYQTTSGKKNPKFAINEQYNGGQNFFFGSKYVVDFMRNLNDPRLPKFFSKPAEADNYYGIEPGADGDDKHDVRISNALQAADAPEVIFTYQEELFYEAEIHARGLGVPTDLAVANTLYKKAVEESCKSYGIDATSAATFATALPNLSTVPTPVALINMHHWVDKMDRGVDAFTQWRRSGSEGHEVPMLGLPINAPAGGLFRRYEYPTTELSANPSAPKELIKYHEKMWFDL
- a CDS encoding SusC/RagA family TonB-linked outer membrane protein; translated protein: MKKKFTKLLLFIFCILTLGANAQQKKITGTVTAKSDGIPLPAVSILVKGSTLGTQTDKDGKYSILVPENSVLIFSYVGFVTREIKAGTSTVVNISLESDEKQLGEVVVTAMGITRESKSLGYSAPIVKGEELTKAREVNVINSLAGKVAGVKVSSQSGTLGGSSKIIIRGESSLNGSSQPLFIIDGMPVDNGAPQISTVSSGVPQGTAGADFGNRAADINAEDIETMTVLKGAAATALYGARAKSGAIVITTKKGVKGQSSVTLNSSFRFDDILKMPEFQNEYAQGVQGTYNIANTNGWGPKISEVQDKTFPNFLNQQVKLQAFDGNIKDFFQTGKSYINSVSFEGGNESGDYRFSYANTSQEGIIPNQKFNRNNISLNAGKLIGKDFNIRTTINYAKSGGDGRPVQSSNNPNVIMPLIYGVPRTVDMDLLRNNSINPETGQQITLTPSRNGNNPFWVVNNNNFSNDVNRVYGNVILSYKVLNWLTLSDNLGVDYYNEFRQGNTRNGTIGALTGNFFTANIYNRLINNDFIATADHQITKDLDIKVIAGTNVYETYYQREQSDAQTLTVDQLYNFANAASVVTTNTSNKARILGLYGDVGLSYKGFLFLNVTGRNDWSSTLPVESRSYFYPSVSSGFVFTEILPQNKWLNYGKLRASWANVGSGTEPYQLAFTYSPVTSAFAQYGYGSQFPFNGVLAFSIPGTIPNFNLKPQNQVTTELGTELRFLNSRVRLDVTYYNSKTEDQIIALTLPQSTGFAAKRTNAGSLINKGFEVSLGVVPLKSRSLNWNVDFNFSQNQQTTELPGEVTAYTLQSGWSGLVVKTRTGESFGIFGSAWERDPDGNIVIDAATGLRKTKLDQRLGSINPDWMLGINNSIDYKGFNLSFLVDIRQGGVVYSNTVSTLRTLGLAKETLANRGSIFIDKGVVKQGNEYVPNTVPVQSMQDFWGQFSTSNTEANIFDASYVKLREIKLSYKVPARFLDKTAKFIKGLDIGVEGRNLWIINDHVPHVDPEVNFFGPGSLADGVEFNSAPSTRSFGFNLRVKI
- a CDS encoding SusC/RagA family TonB-linked outer membrane protein, whose amino-acid sequence is MKEKFTKFLVLLFSLATLSTYAQQKKVSGTVTAKSDGLPLPAVSVVVKGTSLGTQTDADGKYSISVPNGGSIVFTYVGFQSREVKVGATSTINIAMESDERQLGEVVVTAMGVQRKKNELPYAAQQVKGEDISKARDANFVNSLSGKVAGLEIRKNNTMGGSTNIVLRGSKSLTGNNQALFVVDGVPYDNSNTNTTDQKTGRGGYDYGNAAADINPDDIESINVLKGAAATALYGSRASNGVVMVTTKKGSKGMGITINSGVTVGSLDKSTFPKYQKQYGAGYGKYYGPDPDNDPKWFNEGDVNGDGVTDLIVPFYEDASWGAKFDSNLMVYDWASFDPTSSSYGKPRPWVAAANDPTTFFENPVAINNSIMVDGGGEKGYYKFGYVNNHENGMLPNSKIDKNIFNFGASYKITDKLTTTATINASKTAATGRYGTGYDDKNIANNFRQWWQNNVDIKEQKDAYFRNRDNVTWNWASATNLKPIFWDNPYFSRYENYENDSRTRFNGNFSLSYKLTSWMDVMGRAAIDSYSETQEERQAYGSVTTSAYSNFKRNFDEYNYDLLVNFNKNISPALTFKGLVGGNIRKTNISTIDATTNGGLVVPRLYSLSNSASPVQPPLETAPREQVNGIFASASFGYKELLFLDLTGRRDQSSTLPSANNTYYYPSASLGFVFSKFTAATAPWISLGKVRLNYAEVGASAPASSLVDVYKKPLDNDGNPYSSFGSTPLYVVSTTKNNGDLKPERTKSSEIGLEMSFVDQRLGFDVTYYKQNTVDQIVPLPVSRATGYDRMYVNAGNIENKGIEVSAFGTAIKTPSFSWQINLNWSRNRNKVVELPGVDNLLLASMQGGVSINAALGEPYGTIRGGNFVFDDNGNKVVIDNSKDNNPDNDALNGFYQASATSNEIIGNINPDWIGGMTNSFRYKNLAFSFLIDVRQGGQVFSLDQYYGLATGMYEETAGLNDLGNPVRNPKSEGGGVILPGVKPDGTPNDIRVSATNFGTFGYRRNPAAAFVYDASFVKLREMSLTYSLPASVVSRIAPFKGIDLSLIGRNLWIIHKNLPNADPEDGMSSGNVQGYQVGSYPTARTFGFNVKLKF
- a CDS encoding deoxyhypusine synthase family protein produces the protein MEKKRNTISSFMEKYYLHFNAAAMVDAAKAYEKHLEEGGKMMITLAGAMSTAEMGKILAEMIRQGKVDIISCTGANLEEDIMNLVAHNSYKRVPNYRDLSPQEEWDLLENGFNRVTDTCIPEEEAFRRLQKHIFHQWKSAQDKGERYLPHEFMYKMLLSGDLEQYYEIDPKDSWMLAAAERNLPIICPGWEDSTMGNIFASYCIKGQLNPSTMKSGIEYMTYLSDWYIKNSGGKGVGFFQIGGGIAGDFPICVVPMLYQDMEMETIPFWSYFCQISDSTTSYGSYSGAVPNEKITWGKLDIHTPKFIIESDATIVAPLIFAWLLDM